In Hirundo rustica isolate bHirRus1 chromosome 4, bHirRus1.pri.v3, whole genome shotgun sequence, a genomic segment contains:
- the MB gene encoding myoglobin — translation MGLSDQEWQQVLTIWGKVESDLAGHGHEILMRLFQDHPETLDRFEKFKGLKTPDAMKGSEDLKKHGTTVLTQLGKILKAKGNHEAELKPLAQTHATKHKIPVKYLEFISEVIIKVIAEKHAADFGADAQAAMKKALELFRNDMASKYKEFGFQG, via the exons ATGGGGCTCAGTGACCAGGAATGGCAGCAAGTCCTGACCATCTGGGGAAAGGTGGAGTCTGACCTCGCTGGCCATGGCCATGAAATTTTAATGAG ACTCTTCCAGGACCATCCTGAGACACTCGATCGCTTTGAAAAGTTCAAAGGCCTGAAGACCCCCGATGCGATGAAGGGCTCTGAAGATCTGAAGAAACATGGAACTACTGTTCTTACCCAACTGGGCAAAATCCTGAAGGCGAAGGGTAATCATGAGGCTGAGTTGAAACCCCTGGCTCAGACCCACGCGACCAAGCACAAAATCCCTGTCAAATATCTGGAG tTCATTTCTGAAGTCATTATCAAGGTCATTGCTGAAAAACACGCTGCAGACTTTGGGGCTGATGCCCAGGCTGCAATGAAGAAGGCTCTGGAGCTGTTCCGAAACGATATGGCCAGCAAGTACAAGGAATTTGGTTTCCAGGGTTAG